AAAGAGCCAAGCATATTATCAAAAGGATTCCTTTCATGCCGACCTTTTTTTGGAAAGCAGTTTAATGATTATTCCTAGGCTTAAACCAATGGCCAAACCTGCTAGCAGATAAAGGTAGCTTTGCTTTGTTTGCTTTTGTGTTTTCTCCTCCATCGCCTTCTCTTTTTCTTCTAGGGCCTTAGAAACAGAGTCGAGTTGAAGCTTTGCCAATTTAAGGGAATCAAAACTTTGATTTCGACGGTAGATGGAATCCAAATGCTCGGCATAATCATCCAAACCATGAACTAATAGCATGGGATCTACTTCACTTCGTATCAACATAGAGTGGAATTCTGGGTTTAAACCATGATCACGTATGTTCTCTTTCATCAGGAGATTTAGATCCTTAATCTTTCCCCGAATTTTAGAATTATATGTTGGATTTTTACTGAATCTCATGGAGTAAGCATAGGCCAAAATAGCTTGCTCATAGGTCCCATGTTTTTTATTGAAGTCGCCCAGCGTTTCTAATAGATTATTGAGCACCTCATTCGGAGCAGGAGTGAAGGGTACGCGGGTTCGAATTTGGTAATTGAAGTCGAGGTTTACTTGTTCGGCTTTTCGTACTCCTTCTCCCAACCTCTGCTCTAATTCTTCCATGGTGATGATGGGGTTCTTTTGCATCCAGATAGGATTCCTGTTTTTAGCCTTGATTTTGGCCTCCAGGATTTTAATATGAATCCATTCGCTCCCTCGATGTGAATCGGGATTAAGCTCATAGCCCTTGCGAATCAAGATCAATGCACTGTCTAATTTCCCTTTCAGTTCAAAGGCGGTGCCCAGGTTGGCGACCACATTATATTCTGTAGGATAGAGCTTAATTAAGGGTCTTAAAATACTTAATGCAGAATCGGTCATGCCCAATTTCATAAGCACTAAAGACAGGTCCGATTTGTATTTAAAATTTTGGGGAGCCTCTTTAATCTTTTCCTCGAGTTCTCTTTTATGCACCCAAAGTCTGTCTGTATCAAAACTTAGCATGGTGGCGCTTAGATATATATCATGGGTATATCTAATTTCTCCATCCAGAGTATGACCGTAAAAATTACCGCAGGCCAAAACAGGCTTGCTCCACAGGCTGAAAAAGAGTACGGATAACAGAATTAGCTTAGACCTCATAGACTGATTGATTAGTCTAGTATAACAGGTCTTTTTTCAGAATAGTATTTTCGAGCTCTTCAGGTAGGGGCTCAATTTAATTTCAATATTCTTAGCGCACCTTTGGCTACTAGGAATAGAACAATCATCCCAATTACTAAATCCGGCCAGGGCGAATTCAAGGCATAGACCAAGCTTCCGGCGCTAATCACCCCCAGGTTTATTATCACATCATTAGAGGTGAATATCAAGCTCGCTTTCATGTGCACTTCATCCTTGGTCCTTGATTTTTGCAGCAGGTATAAACATAGGGCATTGGCCAGCAGGGCAAAGGCTGAAACAATCATCATGCTTTTAAAATCGGGTAATTCCACAGGACTAATAAAGCGGTGTAGTACTTCTATAAATGCCAGGAGGGCCAGAGCGAGTTGGAGGTAGCCAGCAATTTTGGCTACGCGCTTTTT
The Croceimicrobium hydrocarbonivorans genome window above contains:
- a CDS encoding tetratricopeptide repeat protein translates to MRSKLILLSVLFFSLWSKPVLACGNFYGHTLDGEIRYTHDIYLSATMLSFDTDRLWVHKRELEEKIKEAPQNFKYKSDLSLVLMKLGMTDSALSILRPLIKLYPTEYNVVANLGTAFELKGKLDSALILIRKGYELNPDSHRGSEWIHIKILEAKIKAKNRNPIWMQKNPIITMEELEQRLGEGVRKAEQVNLDFNYQIRTRVPFTPAPNEVLNNLLETLGDFNKKHGTYEQAILAYAYSMRFSKNPTYNSKIRGKIKDLNLLMKENIRDHGLNPEFHSMLIRSEVDPMLLVHGLDDYAEHLDSIYRRNQSFDSLKLAKLQLDSVSKALEEKEKAMEEKTQKQTKQSYLYLLAGLAIGLSLGIIIKLLSKKRSA